A part of Gemmatimonadales bacterium genomic DNA contains:
- a CDS encoding M55 family metallopeptidase, whose translation MTGSIRAFVGLLAVLHLPMAGVTAQSKLKVYISADMEGVAGVVTAAQAGGSDYEWARPLMLGEVNAAIAAAFEAGATEVVVNDAHGSHTNLRADQLDSRAQLITGRSKPLGMIEGLDGSYDAVILIGYHGHAAQTNAVMGHTYSHALRHILINGTEVGEYGTAGMVAGHHRVPVVFVSGDQAFAEVAREFFPGVEALAVKEGLGFMAAKTMNPVTARERIAAGVRTGLSRRRTIAPVSHTTPIVLEVELAMASHADAAMFVPGMERVNGVRVRYRAPDAIVAYRVSRLIMMLARD comes from the coding sequence ATGACGGGTTCAATCCGCGCCTTCGTCGGCCTGCTGGCCGTACTGCACCTTCCGATGGCCGGTGTCACGGCCCAGTCGAAGCTCAAAGTGTACATCAGCGCCGACATGGAAGGGGTGGCGGGCGTCGTTACCGCTGCTCAGGCTGGCGGATCCGACTACGAATGGGCTCGCCCGCTGATGCTCGGCGAGGTCAATGCGGCGATCGCTGCCGCTTTCGAGGCCGGCGCAACCGAGGTGGTCGTCAACGACGCCCATGGATCGCATACCAACCTTCGGGCCGATCAGCTCGACTCCCGTGCGCAGCTGATCACCGGCCGTTCCAAGCCGCTCGGCATGATCGAGGGTCTCGACGGCAGCTACGACGCCGTGATCTTGATCGGATATCACGGCCATGCTGCGCAAACCAATGCCGTGATGGGCCATACCTACTCGCACGCACTCCGGCACATCCTGATCAACGGCACCGAAGTCGGCGAGTACGGAACCGCAGGGATGGTGGCGGGTCATCACCGGGTCCCGGTCGTCTTCGTCTCAGGTGATCAGGCGTTCGCTGAGGTCGCCCGCGAGTTCTTTCCCGGGGTCGAGGCGCTGGCCGTGAAAGAAGGTCTCGGCTTCATGGCCGCCAAAACCATGAATCCCGTCACTGCGCGGGAACGGATTGCCGCTGGTGTCAGGACGGGCTTGAGCCGTCGAAGGACGATTGCACCGGTCTCCCACACGACACCGATCGTTCTCGAAGTCGAGTTGGCCATGGCGAGCCACGCCGATGCCGCGATGTTCGTCCCCGGGATGGAACGTGTCAACGGCGTTCGGGTTCGCTACCGGGCGCCGGACGCCATCGTAGCGTATCGAGTGTCGCGGCTCATCATGATGTTGGCGCGCGACTGA
- a CDS encoding amidohydrolase family protein: MRHLIPFAALLGVACGGASDSPSGTTITNVRIVDGTGAPSRLGAVRIVGDTIVAVGDIAPESGDSVVDGGGLTLAPGFIDTHSHHDRGLLSTPEAVGAVSQGITTIIAGQDGGHPMPLSRAIDTTVRVRPSINVAFYAGHNSIRSAVMGSDFKRPATSAEVDSMAAILTRELEAGALGLATGLEYDPGINSDRAEVIALAKVAAAAGGRYISHIRSEDRWFWEAIDEIIAVGREAGLPVQISHVKLAMTPLWGKADSLIRILDAARASGIDITADIYPYPYWQSTLQVLFPARNFDDRREAERVLREIAPAEGLLIGDFAANPEYAGKTVAEIAVVRNEAPAVTLLALIKESIAWEQANPGRGGESVVGTSMSEPDIAALMAWAHTNFCSDGSLSGAHPRGFGSYTRVLGRYVREQKVLTLETAIRKMTSLAAQHVGLTRRGTIAPGYFADLVLFDPGTVIDNATPASPHLISTGIERVWVNGQTVWAAGAVTAHRPGRVLLRQAQ, from the coding sequence ATGCGTCATCTCATCCCATTCGCCGCCCTGCTGGGGGTCGCCTGTGGCGGCGCCTCTGATTCGCCTTCCGGTACGACGATCACCAACGTTCGCATCGTGGACGGCACCGGGGCACCGAGCCGACTCGGTGCGGTTCGTATCGTCGGCGACACCATCGTCGCCGTAGGTGATATCGCGCCGGAATCCGGCGACTCGGTCGTCGATGGGGGTGGTCTCACCCTGGCACCAGGGTTTATCGATACCCACAGTCACCACGACCGCGGCCTCTTGAGCACCCCAGAAGCGGTCGGCGCGGTCAGTCAGGGCATCACCACGATCATCGCCGGCCAGGATGGCGGCCATCCGATGCCGCTGTCGCGCGCGATCGACACGACGGTGCGGGTCCGACCAAGCATCAACGTCGCTTTCTACGCAGGGCACAACTCGATTCGGTCCGCTGTGATGGGCAGCGATTTCAAACGCCCCGCGACCTCAGCCGAAGTCGATTCGATGGCCGCGATCCTCACCCGTGAGCTGGAGGCGGGCGCCCTCGGCCTGGCAACCGGTCTCGAGTACGATCCCGGGATCAACTCGGATCGTGCCGAGGTCATTGCACTGGCCAAAGTCGCAGCGGCGGCAGGGGGCCGTTACATCAGTCACATCCGCAGCGAGGACCGTTGGTTCTGGGAGGCGATCGACGAGATTATCGCGGTTGGTCGGGAAGCAGGACTGCCGGTTCAGATCAGCCACGTGAAGCTCGCGATGACGCCGCTCTGGGGGAAAGCAGACAGTCTGATCCGGATCCTCGACGCCGCACGGGCCAGCGGCATCGATATCACGGCCGACATCTATCCATACCCCTACTGGCAGTCGACCCTGCAGGTACTCTTCCCGGCCCGGAATTTCGATGATCGACGCGAGGCCGAGCGGGTGCTGCGAGAAATTGCCCCGGCCGAAGGACTGTTGATCGGCGACTTCGCCGCGAACCCGGAGTATGCCGGCAAGACAGTCGCGGAGATTGCCGTGGTCCGCAATGAAGCCCCCGCGGTCACGCTGCTGGCGCTGATCAAGGAGTCGATTGCCTGGGAGCAGGCCAATCCGGGTCGCGGCGGTGAGAGCGTGGTGGGTACCAGCATGTCGGAGCCCGATATTGCTGCGCTGATGGCCTGGGCGCACACCAACTTCTGCTCGGACGGGTCGCTGTCTGGTGCGCATCCCCGCGGCTTCGGCAGCTACACTCGCGTGCTCGGGCGCTATGTTCGGGAACAGAAGGTACTGACGCTCGAGACTGCGATTCGCAAGATGACCAGTCTGGCCGCCCAGCATGTTGGCCTGACTCGGCGCGGGACGATTGCCCCGGGCTACTTTGCCGATCTCGTTCTCTTCGATCCTGGTACGGTCATCGACAATGCGACGCCGGCCAGTCCGCATCTGATCTCGACCGGCATCGAGCGAGTCTGGGTCAACGGGCAGACGGTCTGGGCGGCCGGTGCGGTAACTGCACATCGACCGGGGCGGGTCCTGCTCCGCCAGGCCCAATGA
- a CDS encoding threonine/serine dehydratase encodes MSLVARIEAADRRIRPHARETPLLWSPALSDRAGTGIHLKLENLQHTGSFKLRGALNRMLTLSDAERSRGIVTASTGNHGAACAYAGRMSGVAPLVFVPTGAAPSKVARIERLGGQVRYHGVDSGETEREARRQAELSGQYFLSPYNDEEVMAGQGTVAAELLRQLPDLGAVVVAVGGGGLIGGIATLLKQVRPDTLVIGCSPRNSAVMAASVEAGRVLDLPCEPTLSDGTAGGVEADTVTFEPCRRYVDRYDLVREDEIRDAMRLVYESEGLIIEGAAGVAVASALRLASDLGGRDVAVVVCGGNIGRAVWSEALETGSLPSPA; translated from the coding sequence ATGAGCCTCGTTGCCAGGATCGAAGCCGCCGATCGTCGGATTCGTCCCCATGCACGGGAAACGCCGCTGCTGTGGTCGCCGGCCCTGTCGGATCGGGCAGGTACCGGGATCCATCTCAAGCTCGAGAATCTTCAGCACACCGGGTCGTTCAAGCTGCGGGGTGCCCTGAATCGGATGCTGACTCTTAGCGATGCCGAGCGGTCACGTGGCATTGTCACGGCATCGACGGGGAACCACGGTGCGGCGTGCGCCTACGCCGGACGGATGAGCGGCGTTGCGCCACTCGTCTTCGTGCCGACGGGTGCGGCGCCGAGCAAGGTGGCACGGATCGAACGGCTGGGCGGGCAGGTGCGCTATCACGGGGTTGATTCCGGCGAGACCGAGCGCGAGGCCCGCCGGCAAGCCGAGCTGAGCGGCCAGTACTTCCTCTCGCCGTACAATGACGAAGAGGTCATGGCCGGGCAGGGAACCGTTGCGGCCGAGCTGCTGCGCCAGCTGCCGGACCTCGGCGCGGTCGTGGTCGCCGTTGGCGGCGGCGGCTTGATCGGCGGCATCGCGACTCTGCTCAAGCAAGTCCGGCCCGATACCCTCGTGATCGGCTGCTCGCCGCGCAACTCGGCCGTCATGGCCGCGTCCGTGGAAGCCGGGCGAGTGCTGGACCTGCCGTGCGAACCGACCTTGTCCGATGGCACGGCCGGTGGCGTCGAGGCCGATACGGTCACCTTCGAGCCATGTCGGCGCTATGTCGATCGCTACGATCTGGTGCGTGAAGACGAGATTCGCGACGCGATGCGACTCGTCTACGAGTCGGAAGGGCTGATTATCGAAGGAGCCGCCGGAGTGGCTGTTGCCTCGGCGTTGCGCCTGGCGTCCGATCTGGGCGGGCGAGATGTGGCGGTGGTCGTCTGCGGCGGCAACATCGGGCGAGCGGTATGGAGCGAGGCGCTGGAGACGGGATCGCTCCCGTCTCCCGCTTGA
- a CDS encoding pyridoxal-phosphate dependent enzyme, producing MTDLPPTLPAIDAAAARLAPFVRQTPVWEWRDDLLEGPGSVVLKLELFQYSGSFKVRGALMNMLALSPDQVKRGVTAVSAGNHAAAVSYAARTLGTTAKVVMPRTASPARVALSQRLGAEVVLVDDVAEAFARVKAIETSEGRAFIHPFEGLGTATGTATVGLEFCRQVDDLDAVVVPVGGGGLIAGIAAAVKQFKPGCLVFGVEPEGNDVIKRSIASGQPEQAIRPSTIADSLSPPFAMPYSLGLIRRFVDEIVLVSDDALTEAMYLLFDRQKLAVEPAGAATTAALLGPLRAQLRGLRVGLIVCGANIDPARFSEYLARGEAGWKART from the coding sequence ATGACCGATTTACCGCCAACATTGCCGGCCATCGATGCCGCCGCCGCCCGCCTGGCTCCCTTCGTCCGCCAAACTCCGGTCTGGGAGTGGCGGGACGACCTGCTGGAGGGGCCAGGGTCCGTGGTACTCAAGCTGGAACTGTTTCAGTACTCTGGCTCCTTCAAGGTGCGTGGCGCCTTGATGAACATGCTCGCGCTTTCACCCGATCAGGTCAAGCGGGGCGTCACGGCCGTCAGCGCCGGCAATCACGCCGCTGCGGTTTCGTACGCAGCGCGAACCTTGGGGACTACCGCCAAGGTGGTGATGCCTCGGACCGCCAGCCCTGCGCGGGTAGCCTTGAGCCAGCGCTTGGGGGCCGAGGTCGTGCTGGTGGACGATGTGGCTGAGGCATTTGCTCGGGTCAAGGCCATCGAAACGAGCGAAGGACGCGCCTTTATCCACCCCTTCGAGGGGCTCGGCACGGCCACCGGCACGGCGACCGTCGGGCTCGAGTTCTGTCGCCAGGTCGACGATTTGGATGCCGTCGTCGTTCCGGTTGGCGGCGGCGGATTGATTGCCGGCATTGCGGCTGCCGTCAAGCAGTTCAAGCCGGGGTGTCTCGTCTTTGGTGTCGAGCCCGAGGGCAACGACGTCATCAAGCGAAGCATCGCCTCGGGGCAGCCCGAGCAGGCCATCCGTCCCAGCACGATCGCGGACAGCTTGAGCCCGCCGTTTGCGATGCCATACAGCCTCGGGCTGATCCGCCGATTCGTCGATGAGATCGTTCTCGTCAGCGACGACGCGCTGACCGAGGCGATGTATCTCCTGTTCGACCGACAGAAGCTCGCGGTCGAACCGGCCGGCGCGGCGACGACAGCAGCTTTGCTGGGTCCGCTGCGGGCGCAGTTACGCGGCCTGCGGGTCGGCCTGATTGTGTGCGGCGCCAACATCGATCCGGCACGGTTCAGCGAATACCTTGCTCGTGGTGAGGCTGGCTGGAAGGCGAGGACGTGA
- a CDS encoding methyltransferase domain-containing protein, with protein sequence MPSPRPFQDHFSAGSSDYAAFRPRYPETLFRWVASQSPGRDLAWDCATGNGQAAVGLAPLYTRVVATDASSAQLAMAEPRANIDYRCASAEASGLADLSVDVVTVAQALHWFDRPAFFAEVIRVAKPGALLAVWTYNLIRGGGALDHVVDRLYGDVLGRYWPADRALVETGYRDVAIPFAELTTPPFEMSAQWTLAQLKGYLRTWSSAVRYQAQHGVDPLLSVADELAAAWGDPSQVRDLRWPLAVRAARVER encoded by the coding sequence ATGCCGTCTCCTCGTCCGTTTCAGGATCACTTCTCGGCCGGGTCGTCCGACTACGCAGCTTTCCGGCCGCGCTATCCGGAGACCCTGTTTCGCTGGGTGGCCAGTCAGTCCCCCGGGCGCGACCTGGCATGGGATTGTGCCACCGGCAACGGGCAGGCCGCCGTCGGCCTGGCGCCGTTGTACACCCGCGTCGTGGCAACCGACGCGAGCAGTGCCCAGCTGGCCATGGCGGAACCCCGCGCCAACATCGACTACCGTTGCGCCTCGGCCGAAGCGTCGGGGCTGGCGGACCTGTCGGTCGATGTCGTAACCGTGGCGCAGGCGCTCCACTGGTTCGATCGCCCGGCGTTCTTCGCCGAGGTGATCCGGGTCGCGAAACCGGGCGCTCTGCTGGCGGTGTGGACCTACAATCTCATCCGCGGAGGCGGCGCCCTCGACCACGTCGTCGACCGGCTCTATGGCGACGTGCTTGGCCGTTACTGGCCAGCCGACCGCGCTCTGGTGGAAACCGGGTATCGCGACGTTGCAATACCCTTTGCCGAGCTGACGACGCCCCCCTTCGAGATGAGCGCTCAGTGGACGCTGGCACAGTTGAAGGGGTACCTGCGGACCTGGTCGTCTGCTGTGCGGTACCAGGCCCAGCACGGCGTCGATCCGCTGCTGTCGGTTGCTGACGAGTTGGCAGCCGCCTGGGGCGACCCCTCCCAAGTGCGTGATCTTCGCTGGCCCTTGGCGGTGCGGGCGGCTCGGGTCGAGCGCTGA
- a CDS encoding amidohydrolase family protein has product MLALLTVLAAAVVGNDPAPQQPTYAIVNVSVVPMDRERVLAGQTVVVRGDRIVAMGPTASTEVPAGAVRIEGRGKYLMPGLAEMHGHIPPGQVVPDSTIERILALFALNGVTTVRGMLGDPRHLPIRDRAARGEILSPTIYTSGPSLNSNSVKTGQDAIDSVTKYAKAGYDLLKIHPGIKRGVFDTLAATAKAVGIRFAGHVPLDVGIERAIELGYWTVDHFDGYIEGLVPSSGPLTPQETGFFGLGLVDRVDESRLAQLAAKTKAQGVWMVPTETLMRYVTGGYTIEELRNWPEMKYWSKAGLEAWAKQTAGFKGANEPPKATRDRYIALRRKIISTFHKAGVGFLLGSDAPQIWNVPGFSIFRELEYLVDAGLTPYQALESGTRNVAVHFGTEAERGTVAAGKRADLILLDGNPLSAISNVRKQAGVMVGGRWLPRSEIAQRLRALEAQ; this is encoded by the coding sequence ATGCTAGCACTGTTGACCGTTCTCGCGGCGGCCGTCGTCGGGAACGACCCGGCCCCGCAGCAGCCAACCTACGCCATCGTCAACGTTTCGGTCGTTCCGATGGATCGGGAACGAGTCCTGGCCGGTCAGACGGTGGTGGTTCGCGGTGACCGGATCGTTGCCATGGGCCCAACGGCGTCGACCGAAGTCCCGGCTGGCGCGGTCCGGATCGAGGGCAGGGGCAAATATCTGATGCCGGGGTTGGCCGAGATGCACGGCCACATTCCCCCAGGTCAGGTGGTGCCCGACTCGACCATCGAGCGGATTCTCGCGCTCTTTGCCCTGAACGGCGTAACCACGGTTCGAGGGATGCTGGGTGATCCGCGGCACCTCCCCATTCGCGACAGGGCGGCGCGCGGCGAGATCCTCAGCCCGACGATTTATACGTCCGGGCCGTCGCTCAACAGCAACTCCGTCAAGACAGGCCAGGACGCGATCGACTCTGTCACCAAGTACGCCAAGGCCGGTTACGACCTGCTCAAGATTCACCCGGGGATCAAGCGTGGAGTGTTCGACACGCTGGCGGCCACTGCCAAGGCCGTCGGAATCCGCTTTGCGGGTCACGTGCCGCTCGATGTCGGGATCGAACGCGCCATCGAACTCGGGTACTGGACGGTCGACCACTTCGATGGCTACATCGAAGGTCTGGTGCCTTCATCCGGACCGCTGACACCGCAGGAAACGGGGTTCTTCGGCCTGGGCCTGGTTGACCGGGTCGACGAAAGCCGCCTGGCCCAGCTTGCTGCGAAGACCAAGGCCCAGGGGGTCTGGATGGTGCCGACCGAAACCCTGATGCGGTATGTCACGGGGGGGTACACCATCGAGGAGCTGCGGAACTGGCCTGAAATGAAATACTGGTCCAAGGCAGGGCTGGAGGCCTGGGCCAAACAGACGGCAGGTTTCAAGGGCGCCAATGAACCTCCCAAGGCAACCCGCGATCGGTATATTGCCTTGCGCCGGAAAATCATCTCCACTTTCCACAAAGCGGGTGTCGGCTTTCTGCTTGGTTCGGATGCGCCCCAGATCTGGAACGTTCCCGGCTTTTCGATCTTCCGGGAGCTCGAGTATCTCGTCGATGCAGGGTTGACACCGTATCAGGCGCTCGAGAGCGGCACCCGCAACGTTGCCGTGCACTTCGGCACCGAGGCGGAGCGAGGCACCGTGGCTGCAGGCAAGCGGGCCGATTTGATCCTGCTCGATGGCAACCCGCTTTCCGCCATCAGCAATGTTCGGAAGCAGGCCGGCGTGATGGTCGGCGGCCGCTGGCTGCCGCGATCGGAAATTGCGCAGCGACTGAGGGCCCTGGAAGCTCAGTAG
- a CDS encoding DinB family protein yields MVDQLVPTAELFALHTRLFINTIADLDDGAAVVRPNGRTNSIAFIGGHLVETRAWMARLLGLDVPAPFGGELEHETGIDKILALPSVTAIREQWEDVSRLILARLDDVTADELAAPSGQRFPVVSGSMLGALTFLMHHEAYHIGQLGYLRKFVGYPPMSYR; encoded by the coding sequence ATGGTCGACCAGCTGGTTCCGACAGCGGAGCTGTTTGCACTCCATACCAGGCTCTTCATCAATACGATCGCCGATCTCGATGACGGTGCCGCCGTGGTCCGCCCCAACGGTCGGACCAACAGCATTGCGTTCATCGGCGGGCACCTGGTCGAGACGCGTGCCTGGATGGCCCGTTTGTTGGGGCTCGACGTCCCGGCGCCGTTCGGTGGCGAGTTGGAGCACGAGACCGGTATCGACAAGATCCTCGCGCTCCCGTCTGTCACTGCCATTCGGGAACAATGGGAAGATGTCAGTCGGTTGATTCTGGCGAGGCTCGATGATGTCACGGCCGACGAGCTGGCGGCCCCGTCGGGACAGCGCTTCCCGGTCGTCTCCGGCAGCATGCTCGGCGCGCTGACCTTTCTGATGCATCATGAGGCGTATCATATCGGGCAGCTTGGCTATTTGCGGAAATTTGTCGGCTACCCGCCGATGTCGTATCGATAG
- a CDS encoding beta-lactamase family protein, with translation MGFIRVVALGFLAGATACAGSGNGGSGGARGSAHAALVARIDSIIEGPIKSGKVVGASVAVVKGRDTIVAKAYGLANLELNVPTPPNAIYEIGSVTKQFTGAAILQLVEQGKLSLDDDIKKYLPTYNTQGRKIVVRQLLDHTSGIKGYTEIPEFRQFGAYRLSPDTLVNLFAKKPFDFEPGEEEIYNNSGFYLAGLIIEKVSGQSYEDYVQKNLFDRAGMTHSHYCSESKVYQNKVSGYDSDSAGPVLKGPLSHIWPYAAGSLCASALDLVRWNEALHREGKILGPAAYQAFITPSKLNDGTTIRYAMGIATYDRLGRRALHHGGGINGFLSQNSYFPDDSLSVVVLFNTAGPGSPDAAAQAIAEAVLGTPPSAAKAIDGDVSRFAGTYAGRGRGRPMELTVAVDGGNVTVRFPGADSAETLTYLGDNVFLRDETRLIFQDQGGKIAKVRLDAGYANNVLTRK, from the coding sequence ATGGGTTTCATCAGGGTGGTGGCACTCGGTTTCCTGGCGGGTGCGACAGCATGTGCTGGCAGTGGCAACGGTGGGAGTGGTGGTGCCCGGGGTAGTGCGCATGCTGCCCTGGTGGCCCGGATCGACTCGATCATCGAGGGGCCGATCAAGTCTGGCAAGGTGGTCGGCGCATCCGTGGCGGTGGTGAAGGGCCGAGACACGATCGTCGCCAAGGCGTACGGATTGGCCAACCTCGAGCTCAACGTGCCGACGCCGCCCAACGCGATCTACGAAATTGGCTCGGTCACCAAGCAGTTTACCGGCGCGGCTATCCTGCAGCTGGTCGAGCAAGGCAAGCTCAGCCTCGATGACGACATCAAGAAGTATCTGCCGACGTATAACACGCAGGGGCGCAAGATCGTCGTTCGGCAGCTGCTCGACCACACGTCCGGCATCAAAGGGTACACCGAGATTCCGGAGTTCCGGCAGTTCGGGGCTTACCGCCTGTCGCCGGATACGCTGGTCAATCTCTTCGCCAAGAAGCCCTTCGACTTCGAGCCCGGTGAAGAGGAGATCTACAACAACTCCGGGTTCTACCTGGCCGGCCTGATCATCGAGAAGGTGAGCGGTCAGTCCTACGAGGACTATGTCCAGAAGAATCTCTTCGATCGGGCCGGGATGACTCACTCGCACTATTGCAGCGAGTCCAAGGTCTACCAGAACAAGGTTTCCGGTTACGACAGTGACTCGGCCGGCCCGGTGCTCAAGGGGCCGCTGAGCCATATCTGGCCCTATGCCGCCGGCTCGCTTTGCGCGTCGGCGCTGGACCTGGTACGCTGGAACGAAGCGCTCCACCGCGAAGGGAAGATTCTCGGGCCGGCGGCCTATCAGGCGTTCATCACGCCGAGCAAGCTGAACGACGGTACTACGATCCGCTACGCCATGGGGATTGCAACTTACGACCGTCTGGGGCGTCGGGCACTCCATCACGGGGGTGGGATCAACGGGTTCCTGTCACAGAACAGCTACTTTCCGGATGACTCTCTGAGCGTTGTCGTCCTGTTCAATACTGCGGGGCCGGGCAGTCCGGACGCTGCGGCGCAAGCGATCGCGGAGGCGGTGCTGGGTACGCCGCCGTCGGCGGCTAAGGCCATTGACGGCGATGTGAGCCGCTTTGCCGGGACCTATGCGGGCCGCGGTCGCGGCCGCCCGATGGAACTCACGGTCGCGGTCGACGGCGGCAACGTGACAGTTCGGTTCCCCGGCGCCGATTCCGCCGAAACGCTGACCTATCTCGGCGACAACGTGTTCCTGCGGGATGAGACCCGCCTGATCTTCCAGGATCAGGGTGGCAAGATCGCCAAGGTCCGGCTCGATGCCGGGTATGCCAACAACGTCCTGACGCGGAAGTAG
- a CDS encoding tetratricopeptide repeat protein — translation MMAVRGLRIVTGMIVLALAVTTCAGDRNPAQRSPRWLLDRGDAEAAIQQAAGTPGGQLWMAEAMALRGRLVEADRHFAEVAAAGGPNAALAAARRAEVTARRGDRKEALRQADRLATTLERRPDLMPADWLALGLAYQLLGSEQPAQFRDALTAFDRAIAADSTLLEAQLRLGDLFLDKYNVPDARRSYQQVLTRDPDNPRAQLGLALAGQLDGSPGSGAMFEGAVRSGPGLALTHAALARLDLDAESFDSALVRADRAIALDSAEQLGWAVRAAVQLVRDDSAGFAATEARLRSRQAAPSDFYAQAGEALARQRRYREAADLARRGVALDPDHPAALTTLGTNELRLGRIDTARVHLERAFRRDPYHLWNKNTLDLLDRLANFRTIGSNRIQIVAPPDEADLLALYLVPLLEAGYDSLAARYRYHPPTPIRLELYGSHADFSVRTVGIAGLGALGVSFGSVLAMDAPSARDPGDFNWASTAWHELAHAFTLGATDHRVPRWLSEGLSVLEERRARPGWGAQASPAYLAALKGGRLRSVGTLNDGFVRPRYPAEIGLSYYHASLLCEYLEATYGFDAILGLLDGYRRGVPTDDAIRGATGVSVAEVDSRFNDWLAQRFATPLKSVAAVRDSVAVPGELEALVASGIRLRAAGQLDEAVSTLERADRIFPDMGVEDGPAWHLAEIHRMRGDTARAIEYLSRVTRFNDSHYEANRREAELRAGRGDAAGALAALERAIYIHPYDQALHRQAAELAAAAKDHAREVRQRRAVVALMPTDRAGAYYALALAYRNAGDNVSARREVLRALEEAPSYEPAQQLLLELRGGAR, via the coding sequence ATGATGGCGGTGCGTGGTCTTCGAATCGTCACCGGCATGATCGTGCTGGCGCTGGCCGTCACGACCTGCGCCGGCGACCGGAATCCGGCTCAGCGCTCCCCGCGCTGGCTGCTCGACCGAGGCGACGCCGAGGCGGCGATACAGCAGGCGGCTGGTACGCCGGGGGGGCAGCTGTGGATGGCAGAGGCGATGGCGCTCCGAGGGCGCCTGGTCGAGGCAGACCGGCACTTTGCCGAGGTCGCCGCGGCGGGCGGACCGAATGCAGCCCTGGCCGCGGCGCGGCGCGCAGAGGTGACGGCCCGGCGTGGCGACCGCAAAGAAGCGCTGCGCCAAGCCGATCGCCTTGCCACCACCCTCGAGCGCCGACCGGATCTGATGCCGGCCGACTGGTTGGCGCTGGGGCTGGCGTATCAGTTGCTGGGCAGCGAGCAGCCTGCGCAGTTCCGCGATGCCCTGACGGCGTTCGATCGCGCCATTGCGGCCGACTCGACACTGCTCGAAGCGCAGCTCAGACTTGGAGATCTCTTCCTCGACAAGTACAACGTTCCGGATGCGCGACGCAGCTACCAGCAGGTGCTGACTCGCGACCCGGACAACCCCCGTGCGCAGCTTGGCCTGGCGTTGGCCGGGCAGCTGGACGGCAGCCCGGGGAGCGGTGCGATGTTCGAAGGGGCGGTGCGGAGTGGCCCTGGCCTTGCCCTCACTCATGCTGCGCTTGCTCGCCTCGATCTCGATGCGGAATCGTTCGACTCTGCCCTAGTCCGTGCCGATCGCGCCATTGCGCTCGATTCTGCCGAGCAGCTCGGCTGGGCCGTGCGGGCCGCTGTCCAACTCGTTCGCGACGACTCCGCCGGGTTTGCCGCAACGGAGGCGCGGTTGCGGTCACGCCAGGCCGCGCCGTCCGACTTCTATGCGCAGGCGGGTGAGGCCCTCGCGCGGCAGCGTCGCTATCGTGAGGCGGCCGACCTGGCGCGAAGGGGAGTGGCGCTCGACCCCGATCACCCGGCCGCGCTGACTACCCTCGGTACCAACGAGCTCCGGCTCGGCAGGATAGATACAGCCAGAGTGCACCTCGAGCGCGCGTTCCGCCGCGATCCGTATCACCTGTGGAACAAGAACACGCTGGATCTGCTGGACCGACTCGCAAACTTTCGCACGATTGGCTCGAATCGGATCCAGATCGTTGCACCTCCGGACGAGGCGGACCTGCTGGCGCTGTACCTCGTACCGCTGCTCGAGGCGGGGTATGACTCGCTCGCTGCGCGGTATCGCTACCACCCGCCCACGCCGATTCGTCTCGAGCTGTACGGCAGTCACGCCGACTTCTCGGTGCGCACGGTCGGGATCGCCGGGCTCGGGGCGCTCGGGGTGAGTTTCGGCTCGGTGCTGGCCATGGATGCCCCTTCTGCACGCGACCCGGGCGACTTCAACTGGGCCTCGACCGCGTGGCATGAACTGGCGCACGCCTTTACCCTCGGAGCCACCGACCATCGGGTGCCCCGATGGTTGTCGGAAGGACTCTCTGTTCTGGAAGAGCGACGTGCCCGACCCGGCTGGGGAGCGCAGGCCAGCCCCGCGTACCTGGCGGCGCTGAAAGGCGGCCGGTTACGATCGGTGGGCACGCTGAATGATGGCTTCGTCCGGCCGCGGTACCCGGCTGAGATCGGGCTCTCGTACTATCACGCCTCGCTGTTGTGCGAGTACTTGGAGGCAACCTACGGGTTCGATGCCATTCTCGGTTTGCTCGACGGCTATCGGCGTGGCGTACCGACGGACGACGCGATTCGCGGGGCCACCGGAGTCTCGGTCGCGGAGGTCGACTCGCGCTTCAACGACTGGCTGGCACAACGGTTTGCAACACCACTCAAGAGTGTCGCAGCGGTGCGCGATTCGGTCGCTGTTCCGGGAGAACTCGAGGCGCTGGTGGCGAGCGGCATCCGCCTTCGCGCCGCGGGTCAGCTCGACGAGGCTGTTTCCACCCTGGAGCGGGCCGATCGCATCTTTCCGGATATGGGTGTGGAGGATGGTCCCGCTTGGCATCTCGCCGAGATCCACCGCATGCGTGGCGACACCGCGCGTGCCATTGAGTACTTGAGTCGGGTAACCCGGTTCAACGACAGCCACTATGAGGCCAATCGTCGCGAGGCTGAGTTACGGGCTGGCCGAGGCGATGCGGCGGGGGCCCTTGCCGCACTCGAACGGGCTATTTACATCCACCCGTACGACCAGGCCCTTCACAGGCAAGCGGCTGAGCTCGCCGCTGCAGCCAAGGATCATGCGCGCGAGGTCCGGCAGCGGCGGGCTGTGGTTGCCCTGATGCCGACGGATCGGGCGGGCGCGTACTACGCCCTCGCCCTCGCCTATCGCAACGCGGGTGACAACGTCTCGGCGCGTCGCGAGGTACTCCGAGCCCTCGAAGAGGCGCCGTCATACGAACCGGCGCAGCAGCTCCTGCTCGAGCTGCGAGGTGGGGCGCGATGA